One genomic region from Nostoc sphaeroides encodes:
- a CDS encoding pentapeptide repeat-containing protein — MKKQVLPIAAFLTTIMATTVQAANSEHVKQLLATKQCQNCDLTNAGLVMADLSGANLSGANLTGANLSRANLSAADLRGANLSGASLFGVNLSEAKFSGANLAGADLRNTYLANAQLTGANLNGANFQGAVGIPSQIASPEEFYALGVAEGQKGNQQQAISYFNQAIAIKPEFAGAYLARGIARYQILDRQGAFQDAQVAEKLFTSQSNTPGTQTAQAFIKELQTPVNEKVSAGSPSFVDFLGSLGSVLLQFFPF; from the coding sequence ATGAAGAAGCAAGTTCTACCCATAGCTGCCTTTTTAACCACAATTATGGCAACAACCGTACAAGCAGCAAATTCTGAACATGTTAAACAGTTATTGGCAACCAAGCAATGTCAAAACTGCGATTTGACTAATGCAGGTTTAGTGATGGCTGATTTATCTGGAGCCAATTTAAGCGGTGCTAATCTCACAGGTGCTAACCTCAGTCGAGCAAACTTGAGCGCCGCAGATTTGCGGGGTGCAAACTTGAGTGGCGCGAGTTTATTTGGTGTTAACCTGAGTGAAGCTAAATTTAGTGGGGCCAATTTAGCGGGTGCTGATTTGAGAAATACTTATTTAGCAAATGCACAACTAACTGGTGCAAACTTGAATGGCGCTAACTTCCAAGGTGCAGTTGGTATACCATCACAAATTGCTTCACCAGAAGAATTTTACGCTTTGGGTGTAGCAGAAGGGCAAAAAGGCAATCAACAGCAAGCAATCAGTTATTTTAATCAAGCGATCGCTATTAAACCAGAATTTGCAGGTGCTTATTTAGCTCGTGGTATCGCTCGTTACCAAATACTAGATAGACAAGGTGCATTCCAAGATGCCCAAGTTGCTGAAAAGTTGTTTACATCCCAAAGCAATACCCCTGGAACCCAAACAGCCCAAGCTTTTATTAAAGAACTGCAAACACCCGTAAATGAGAAGGTAAGTGCTGGTAGTCCTAGTTTTGTGGACTTTTTGGGAAGTCTTGGCTCAGTCTTGCTCCAGTTCTTCCCTTTTTAA
- a CDS encoding L-histidine N(alpha)-methyltransferase, with product MAQNFHSNFQLSSDMSTAINRTAKPSSEFYSIFSEEEVLGIIHALEVRREIPLKYSYKGRGAKIWDDFYRKYVIPTWYRTSNVEIDLLKENFNYLNGNIQCGKKVNIVDVGAGNSYPVKNFIKRLHQQGKVNKYIALDISEELLNLSKNNFTKWFPLVEFISSTIDIENSCVPRKLFQNKASLEIDDTAKIFFHLGVTIGNHQNREKVLKNFRDSMGKNDFLVFTNETGINSKWDGNVRGGCKYHVEEIYGWVKSKIGIKSEDCELVRKYDLKTDSIVANMKLHHSYTLNFSRMGIDKKIEISEGEEITIWRHHKYEIPKLLQELECSGLQLIHYNINKYKSHIMVICKVASS from the coding sequence ATGGCTCAAAATTTTCATAGCAATTTCCAACTTTCCTCGGATATGTCAACTGCTATCAATCGCACAGCAAAGCCAAGTTCTGAGTTCTACTCTATTTTTTCTGAAGAAGAAGTTTTAGGGATAATTCATGCATTAGAAGTTAGACGAGAAATACCTCTCAAGTATTCTTATAAAGGTAGAGGCGCAAAAATCTGGGACGATTTTTATCGAAAATATGTTATCCCAACATGGTATCGAACATCGAATGTAGAAATTGACCTTTTAAAGGAAAATTTTAACTACTTGAATGGCAATATTCAATGTGGCAAAAAAGTCAATATTGTAGATGTTGGCGCAGGAAACTCATATCCAGTTAAGAATTTTATTAAAAGACTTCATCAACAAGGAAAAGTTAATAAATATATAGCTTTAGATATTAGCGAAGAATTACTTAATTTATCCAAAAATAATTTTACAAAATGGTTTCCTCTTGTCGAGTTTATCAGTTCCACAATTGACATAGAAAATAGTTGTGTACCCAGAAAATTATTCCAAAACAAAGCTAGTTTGGAAATTGACGACACAGCGAAAATATTTTTCCACTTAGGTGTTACCATCGGTAATCATCAAAATAGAGAGAAAGTACTAAAAAACTTTAGAGATAGCATGGGGAAAAATGATTTTCTGGTATTTACTAATGAAACTGGTATTAACTCTAAATGGGATGGAAACGTCAGAGGTGGCTGCAAGTATCATGTAGAAGAAATATATGGATGGGTTAAAAGCAAGATTGGGATTAAATCTGAAGATTGTGAATTGGTGAGAAAGTATGATTTAAAAACAGATAGTATAGTTGCTAATATGAAACTCCACCATAGTTACACTTTAAATTTCAGCCGGATGGGGATAGATAAGAAGATTGAAATATCTGAAGGTGAAGAAATTACTATTTGGCGACATCATAAGTATGAAATTCCTAAACTTTTGCAAGAACTAGAATGTTCTGGATTGCAACTTATTCACTATAATATTAACAAATACAAATCACATATTATGGTGATTTGTAAGGTTGCCAGTAGCTAA
- a CDS encoding putative 2-dehydropantoate 2-reductase, which yields MSKRSYAILGTGALGGFYGAKLQKAGLDIHFLLKSDYEYVSKSGLVIESKDGDFTLTQVNAYNDIEKMPQCDVVVVALKTTQNHLLPQMLPPLVRDNGVVLVLQNGLGVEEEVAKIVGNVSIIGGLCFLCSNKVAAGHIRHLDYGQITIGGYASSYNPTGITDKMRQIADDLKSAGISIELVEDLLLGRWKKLVWNIPYNGLSVILNARTDELMSYVHTRKLVEQLMYEVAAGSKSCGRIIPDSFIQTMLDYTVKMKPYRTSMKIDYDERRPLEVEAIFGNPLRKAQAADVNLPQISCIYQQLKFLDEKIRV from the coding sequence CCATTCTAGGAACTGGTGCATTAGGTGGCTTTTATGGTGCAAAACTGCAAAAAGCTGGTTTAGATATTCACTTTTTGCTGAAGAGTGATTATGAATATGTCAGTAAATCTGGTTTGGTTATTGAGTCAAAAGATGGTGATTTCACCCTGACTCAAGTCAACGCCTACAATGATATAGAAAAAATGCCACAATGCGATGTGGTAGTGGTAGCACTAAAGACAACACAAAACCATTTATTACCGCAGATGTTACCGCCACTTGTCAGGGATAATGGGGTAGTGTTGGTATTGCAAAATGGACTGGGGGTGGAAGAAGAAGTTGCCAAAATAGTTGGCAATGTCAGCATTATTGGTGGGTTGTGTTTTCTCTGTTCCAATAAAGTCGCAGCAGGACATATCCGCCACCTCGACTATGGACAAATTACCATAGGGGGATATGCTTCTAGCTATAATCCTACTGGGATTACAGATAAAATGCGGCAAATTGCCGATGACTTGAAGAGTGCTGGTATCTCAATAGAATTAGTTGAAGACTTATTACTAGGGCGATGGAAAAAATTGGTGTGGAATATTCCCTATAATGGACTGTCTGTAATTCTCAACGCTAGAACAGATGAATTAATGTCCTATGTCCACACCCGCAAATTAGTTGAACAGTTGATGTATGAAGTTGCAGCAGGATCAAAAAGTTGCGGACGCATCATTCCTGATAGCTTCATTCAAACAATGCTGGATTACACCGTGAAAATGAAGCCTTATCGTACCAGCATGAAAATTGACTACGACGAAAGGCGGCCTTTAGAAGTAGAAGCAATTTTTGGGAACCCATTACGGAAAGCGCAAGCAGCAGATGTGAATTTACCGCAGATTAGCTGTATATACCAGCAGTTAAAGTTTTTGGATGAGAAAATAAGAGTATAG
- a CDS encoding type II toxin-antitoxin system HicB family antitoxin — protein MMFRYEILLYWSELDEAFIAEVPELPGCTADGDTYQEALHNVELVMQEWIETAKDLGRPVPQPRPRLMYI, from the coding sequence ATGATGTTTCGCTATGAAATTCTTCTCTACTGGAGTGAATTAGATGAAGCCTTTATTGCGGAAGTACCAGAATTACCAGGCTGTACTGCTGACGGTGATACTTATCAAGAAGCTCTGCATAATGTAGAATTAGTGATGCAGGAATGGATAGAAACAGCTAAGGATTTAGGGCGTCCAGTTCCTCAGCCTAGACCGCGTTTGATGTACATTTAA
- a CDS encoding TenA family protein produces the protein MTLSQELWAANQDLAQACLEHPFVQGIGDGTLEQAKFAYYVGQDAFFLEAFARAYSIAAAKAPDWLGFTTFHNLASGVLEELRLHSGYASQWGVNLHSVEPGAATRHYTDFLLATAWGGDVGLTAAAMSPCMRLYAFLGEKLARNGIPNHQYADWIRTYSSADFQPLTQQLENLVDNYAVTNSVVHSTYRYAMFCERDFFQAAWILQ, from the coding sequence ATGACTTTATCTCAGGAATTATGGGCAGCAAATCAAGACTTAGCCCAAGCTTGCTTAGAGCATCCTTTCGTTCAAGGCATTGGCGATGGTACTCTTGAGCAAGCTAAATTTGCTTACTACGTAGGGCAAGATGCTTTTTTCTTAGAAGCTTTTGCCCGTGCGTACAGTATCGCCGCAGCTAAAGCACCAGACTGGTTAGGTTTCACCACATTTCATAACCTAGCTAGTGGAGTTTTAGAAGAACTGCGGTTGCATAGTGGCTATGCTTCTCAATGGGGAGTCAATTTGCATTCTGTAGAACCAGGAGCCGCTACCCGCCACTATACTGACTTTTTGTTAGCAACTGCTTGGGGTGGAGATGTGGGCTTAACTGCTGCGGCGATGTCTCCCTGTATGCGTTTGTATGCCTTTTTGGGAGAAAAGTTAGCTCGTAATGGCATTCCTAATCATCAATATGCAGACTGGATTCGTACTTATAGTAGTGCAGATTTTCAACCACTAACACAACAATTAGAAAATTTGGTTGACAATTATGCCGTTACTAATTCTGTTGTGCATTCAACCTATCGTTATGCTATGTTTTGCGAACGCGACTTTTTTCAGGCTGCGTGGATTTTGCAGTAA
- a CDS encoding type II toxin-antitoxin system HicA family toxin, whose protein sequence is MSQQDKLLEKILSGTSDTDIPFAQLWQLLYRLGFEERIRGDHRIFSKADVEEILNLQHKRGKAKSYQIKQVRAVILKYKLGNKNDVSL, encoded by the coding sequence GTGAGTCAGCAAGACAAACTCTTAGAAAAGATCCTTTCTGGGACTTCTGATACAGACATCCCTTTCGCCCAACTGTGGCAACTTTTATATCGACTAGGCTTTGAGGAACGGATTCGTGGCGATCATCGGATTTTTAGCAAAGCAGATGTTGAGGAAATATTGAATCTGCAACATAAGAGAGGAAAAGCCAAAAGCTATCAAATTAAACAAGTTCGTGCAGTAATTCTCAAGTATAAGTTAGGAAATAAAAATGATGTTTCGCTATGA